In Maridesulfovibrio sp., a single genomic region encodes these proteins:
- a CDS encoding peroxiredoxin, which yields MENGIPLLGDAFPEMEVVTTQGTLTLPNDMKGKWFVLFSHPADYTPVCTTEFVAFQKRASQFREMNCELIGLSIDQVFSHIKWIDWIKDNLDVEIDFPVIADDMGKVAAKLGMVHPGKGTNTVRAVFIVDDKGKLRIMFYYPQELGRNMDEILRAVKGMQTSDKEGVAIPAGWPSNELIGDSVIIPPANNVEKAKERKGADDCFDWWFCHKKL from the coding sequence ATGGAAAACGGAATCCCATTGTTGGGAGATGCATTTCCTGAAATGGAAGTAGTGACCACGCAGGGAACACTTACCCTCCCAAATGACATGAAAGGCAAATGGTTTGTCCTTTTTTCCCACCCGGCAGATTATACTCCGGTCTGCACAACTGAATTTGTGGCCTTCCAGAAAAGGGCCAGTCAGTTCAGGGAAATGAATTGCGAGTTGATAGGTCTTTCCATCGATCAGGTCTTCTCACACATAAAATGGATCGACTGGATCAAGGACAATCTGGACGTTGAAATAGACTTTCCCGTGATCGCCGATGACATGGGTAAAGTTGCCGCCAAGCTCGGCATGGTCCACCCAGGGAAAGGGACCAATACCGTCAGAGCCGTATTTATTGTCGACGACAAAGGGAAGCTGAGAATCATGTTTTATTACCCGCAGGAGCTGGGTAGAAACATGGATGAAATCCTCAGGGCGGTTAAGGGAATGCAGACTTCGGACAAGGAAGGCGTCGCAATCCCGGCAGGATGGCCGTCCAATGAACTGATCGGTGATTCCGTGATCATTCCTCCGGCCAACAATGTTGAAAAGGCCAAGGAACGTAAAGGAGCCGACGATTGCTTCGACTGGTGGTTCTGCCACAAGAAATTATAG
- a CDS encoding PTS fructose-like transporter subunit IIB, translated as MSKIVAVTACPTGVAHTIMAAEALKKIGASMGHSVEVETQGAEGAKDVLSSQAIAEADVVIIAADIHVDPSRFVGRPMHAVSTSDAIRKTKEIIETALKEAENFVAEEPTEAAATERRFIVGVTSCPTGIAHTFMAAEALRKAAQALGHEVKIETQGSVGAKNVLTDEDIARADAVVIAADAFVDTKRFSGKPLYETTTKAALREGEQVVKSALSAAPLVQQDLAGKVDALKKERSAARTGPYRHLMTGVSYMLPVVVAGGLLIALAFAFGGIYAGDHPGTFGWALMQIGGAGAFSLFVPVLGAFIAYSIAQRPGITPGLVGGMLATNVGAGFLGGIVAGFLAGYLTKFLNDKIKLPQNLQGLKPVLILPFLSTMVVGLLMIFVIGPPVKIALTALSEWLQSMQGTSALALGLLLGAMMAFDMGGPVNKAAYTFAVGLLSAKIYAPMAAVMAAGMTPPLGLALAATLFKSRFTEDEQEASKAAFVLGISFITEGAIPFAARDPFRVIPCIMLGSAVTGAISMTMKCTLMVPHGGIFVLPIPNAVTGLVPYTVAIIIGTVVTAAALFVAKKPIPQ; from the coding sequence ATGTCGAAAATCGTTGCTGTAACCGCGTGTCCCACGGGAGTGGCGCACACCATAATGGCTGCGGAAGCATTGAAAAAAATTGGCGCCAGCATGGGACACTCCGTGGAAGTGGAAACCCAGGGTGCTGAGGGTGCAAAGGATGTTCTTTCGTCTCAGGCAATTGCAGAGGCGGATGTGGTCATCATTGCTGCGGATATTCATGTGGACCCGTCCAGATTCGTGGGCAGGCCCATGCACGCGGTATCCACCAGCGATGCCATTCGCAAGACAAAGGAAATCATCGAAACAGCCCTGAAGGAAGCGGAAAATTTCGTTGCGGAAGAACCGACGGAAGCTGCTGCAACAGAGCGCAGATTCATAGTCGGTGTAACTTCCTGCCCCACAGGGATAGCCCATACCTTCATGGCCGCGGAAGCTTTGCGCAAGGCCGCGCAGGCTCTCGGACACGAAGTAAAAATTGAAACGCAGGGTTCTGTCGGCGCCAAGAACGTGCTGACTGATGAAGACATCGCCCGTGCGGACGCGGTGGTTATCGCCGCGGATGCCTTTGTGGATACCAAACGTTTTTCCGGCAAGCCTCTTTACGAAACAACGACCAAGGCCGCTCTCCGTGAAGGGGAACAGGTGGTCAAATCCGCTCTTTCCGCGGCTCCGCTTGTACAGCAGGACCTCGCAGGAAAGGTTGACGCGCTCAAGAAAGAGCGTTCGGCCGCACGCACCGGGCCGTACCGCCATCTGATGACCGGGGTTTCATACATGCTTCCGGTTGTTGTAGCCGGTGGTCTTCTGATCGCGCTGGCGTTTGCTTTCGGCGGAATTTACGCCGGTGATCATCCTGGAACCTTCGGATGGGCGCTCATGCAGATCGGCGGGGCAGGGGCCTTCTCCCTGTTCGTACCTGTTCTCGGCGCATTTATAGCCTATTCAATCGCCCAGCGTCCCGGCATCACACCCGGACTGGTCGGCGGTATGCTGGCCACAAATGTCGGGGCCGGGTTTCTCGGCGGTATCGTGGCCGGTTTTCTTGCCGGTTACCTGACCAAATTCCTTAACGACAAGATCAAGCTTCCCCAGAACCTGCAGGGACTCAAGCCCGTGCTGATTCTGCCTTTCCTCTCGACTATGGTCGTTGGGTTGCTGATGATCTTCGTCATCGGACCTCCGGTAAAAATTGCGCTCACAGCACTTTCCGAATGGCTGCAGTCCATGCAGGGAACAAGCGCCCTTGCCCTCGGACTGCTCCTTGGAGCCATGATGGCCTTTGATATGGGCGGACCGGTAAACAAGGCAGCCTATACTTTCGCGGTAGGTCTGCTCTCCGCAAAAATATACGCTCCCATGGCAGCAGTCATGGCCGCCGGTATGACCCCGCCGCTGGGGCTGGCGCTGGCCGCAACCCTCTTCAAGAGCCGTTTTACCGAGGATGAGCAGGAAGCGAGCAAGGCCGCATTCGTACTCGGAATATCCTTCATTACCGAAGGTGCCATTCCGTTTGCCGCACGCGATCCCTTCCGGGTAATCCCGTGCATAATGCTCGGTTCTGCCGTTACCGGTGCAATCTCCATGACCATGAAGTGCACACTCATGGTTCCCCACGGCGGTATATTCGTGCTGCCCATTCCCAATGCCGTAACCGGGCTGGTGCCGTACACTGTCGCCATCATTATAGGAACGGTAGTTACTGCAGCAGCGCTTTTTGTCGCCAAAAAGCCGATTCCGCAATAA
- the pfkB gene encoding 1-phosphofructokinase has translation MSKKNRIVTVTMNPAIDLACTVSDFTAGKVNRVESYQTDAAGKGVNIAVLLRKFGLPVTVTGFLGQDNAGIFEKMFREQGLEDWFVRVPGETRIGIKVLDPRTETTTDINFPGLAPDMGHVEELTAAIEKLAAEASIVVIGGSLPATVGPETVGELVTVIREQGAKPVVDTSGPALRSAVDSVPWLIKPNDDELAELVGRPLKTISEIARESWRMNRSGIANVVISLGARGALFVNDEEELFATPPEIEPVSTVGAGDAMIGGLVAGTALGLSFRERVRLATALSAATVAQAAPSLENLDRARKLEDRVTIETISL, from the coding sequence ATGTCGAAAAAGAATCGTATTGTGACCGTGACCATGAATCCGGCCATTGATCTGGCCTGCACGGTTTCGGACTTTACTGCCGGAAAGGTGAACCGGGTGGAATCCTACCAGACGGATGCGGCGGGAAAGGGGGTGAACATAGCCGTCCTGCTGCGCAAATTCGGTCTGCCGGTAACGGTTACCGGCTTTCTAGGGCAGGATAATGCCGGAATTTTCGAAAAGATGTTCCGGGAACAGGGACTGGAAGACTGGTTTGTCCGGGTTCCCGGTGAAACACGTATCGGTATCAAGGTGCTTGACCCACGGACGGAAACCACCACGGATATCAATTTTCCCGGCCTGGCCCCGGATATGGGTCATGTAGAAGAGTTGACCGCAGCGATCGAAAAGCTGGCCGCGGAAGCTTCCATTGTCGTCATCGGCGGAAGTCTTCCGGCCACTGTCGGCCCGGAAACGGTCGGGGAACTTGTAACCGTGATCAGGGAGCAGGGCGCCAAACCGGTTGTGGACACCAGCGGTCCGGCACTGCGCAGCGCGGTTGATTCCGTACCATGGCTCATTAAACCCAATGACGACGAACTGGCCGAGCTGGTAGGCCGTCCGTTGAAAACTATAAGTGAAATAGCGCGGGAATCGTGGCGCATGAACAGATCCGGCATTGCCAATGTCGTGATCTCGCTGGGAGCCCGCGGAGCCTTGTTTGTCAATGACGAAGAGGAACTTTTTGCGACTCCGCCTGAAATTGAGCCCGTGAGCACTGTGGGAGCCGGGGACGCAATGATCGGCGGTCTGGTTGCGGGAACGGCATTGGGGCTTTCCTTCAGGGAAAGGGTGCGCCTTGCAACGGCATTGTCCGCTGCAACGGTGGCTCAGGCCGCGCCAAGCCTTGAAAATCTTGATCGGGCCAGAAAGCTGGAAGACCGGGTAACTATTGAAACAATAAGTTTATAA
- the ptsP gene encoding phosphoenolpyruvate--protein phosphotransferase, with protein MINFNKTDVILGEQVSGKTEAIEKVGELLVREGYIKPEYIDSMKRRETVANTFLGNGIAIPHGLPENRDHILKTGVAVLQVPGGVAWNPGETVFLVVGIAAKSDEHIKILTNLTHVLDDIDTVSRLAVTRDADEIVCVLNGEAETATRPAPTLDVSDFDASIDVKILGEHGLHARPATFFVDIAKQFDSEIQVEFDGRSGNGKSLASLLKLGVSGGHSIRIHGKGSDAGPALAALKEAVEQGLGEDQEETAMQQIEHGWVPQNVKATIPGCTASPGLASGPVHQLTQQRIIVEAMAKDPKHESEELGHAIAAARRNLHLLYEEVRAKSGEPRAAIFKAHEAFLDDPEMLAETEELIRRGKSAGYAWRQVIEDRVRILEQHDDDLLAARAMDLRDVGRRVLKHLAGMVHDEPFTPKSPVILIADDLTPSDTAQLDPAFILGFCTSAGGPTSHSAIIARSLGIPAIVAAGPSLLEIPDDTMAILDGDSGNLYLEPSEADIGTAREAMLRLEELRNEEYRTRFEPALTTDGERVEVVANIGKVSEAEKAVNAGGEGVGLMRTEFLFLERDTPPDEEEQYQSYKAMVEALNGLPIIIRTLDIGGDKAVSYLDLPPEDNPFLGERGIRLCLNRPEMFLTQLRAIYRASKFGPVRIMFPMISTLEDLEAGKRLAEKARIEVGAEPVEIGIMVEVPSVVAMAAEFAREVDFFSVGTNDLTQYTMAIDRVHPTLAAKADSLHPAVLRLIAQVVKASDEAGIWTGVCGGLAGEPLGATILTGLGVKELSMVVPSIAAVKSRIRSMSMKQARELADKALKCSNSRQVRALALS; from the coding sequence ATGATTAATTTTAACAAGACAGACGTCATACTTGGGGAACAGGTTTCTGGAAAAACAGAAGCTATTGAAAAAGTAGGAGAACTTCTTGTCCGCGAAGGCTACATCAAGCCGGAATACATTGACAGCATGAAGCGCAGGGAAACGGTTGCAAACACTTTTCTCGGCAACGGAATAGCCATACCGCACGGTCTGCCTGAAAATCGGGATCACATTTTGAAAACAGGGGTAGCTGTTCTTCAGGTGCCCGGCGGAGTGGCCTGGAATCCCGGTGAGACGGTATTTCTGGTGGTGGGAATTGCCGCAAAATCTGATGAGCATATAAAAATTCTGACCAACCTGACTCATGTTCTAGATGATATAGACACAGTAAGCCGTCTTGCTGTGACCAGAGATGCCGATGAAATTGTATGTGTCCTGAACGGAGAAGCAGAAACGGCAACTCGTCCTGCGCCGACCCTTGACGTATCTGATTTTGATGCATCGATTGATGTCAAAATTCTCGGAGAACACGGTCTGCATGCGCGTCCGGCCACATTTTTCGTGGATATTGCCAAGCAATTCGATTCGGAAATCCAAGTGGAATTCGACGGCCGTTCTGGAAACGGCAAGAGCCTTGCGTCCCTGCTCAAACTCGGTGTTTCCGGGGGGCATTCCATCCGCATACATGGAAAGGGAAGTGACGCAGGTCCGGCGCTGGCCGCCCTTAAGGAAGCAGTAGAGCAGGGACTCGGTGAAGATCAGGAAGAGACTGCCATGCAGCAGATTGAACACGGCTGGGTACCGCAGAATGTGAAAGCCACCATACCCGGCTGCACCGCTTCTCCCGGTCTCGCCTCCGGCCCGGTCCATCAGTTGACCCAGCAGCGCATAATCGTTGAAGCCATGGCCAAGGACCCGAAGCACGAATCCGAGGAACTCGGTCATGCCATTGCCGCGGCTCGCCGGAATCTGCACCTCCTTTACGAAGAAGTGCGGGCGAAGTCCGGAGAACCCAGGGCAGCCATATTCAAGGCTCATGAAGCATTTCTGGACGATCCTGAAATGCTGGCTGAAACCGAAGAACTCATCCGCAGGGGCAAAAGCGCCGGTTATGCATGGCGGCAGGTTATTGAAGACCGGGTGCGCATACTGGAACAGCATGATGACGATCTGCTGGCAGCCAGAGCCATGGACCTGCGTGATGTGGGACGCCGCGTTCTCAAGCATCTGGCCGGGATGGTCCATGACGAGCCCTTCACGCCCAAATCTCCGGTGATACTTATTGCCGACGACCTGACTCCGTCCGATACCGCACAGCTTGACCCCGCCTTTATTCTGGGATTCTGCACTTCCGCAGGCGGCCCCACTTCACATTCAGCCATCATAGCCCGTTCTTTGGGCATACCGGCCATTGTTGCAGCCGGACCGAGCCTGCTTGAAATTCCTGACGACACCATGGCCATACTCGATGGAGACTCCGGCAATCTCTACCTTGAGCCGAGCGAAGCTGATATTGGAACCGCCCGGGAAGCCATGCTCAGGCTGGAAGAACTGCGCAACGAGGAATACCGGACCCGCTTTGAACCGGCTCTGACCACAGACGGAGAAAGGGTGGAAGTCGTAGCCAACATCGGCAAGGTCAGCGAGGCGGAAAAAGCGGTCAATGCCGGAGGGGAAGGAGTCGGCCTGATGCGCACGGAATTTCTCTTTCTGGAAAGGGATACCCCTCCTGATGAAGAGGAACAGTATCAGAGCTACAAGGCCATGGTCGAAGCATTGAACGGTCTGCCGATCATCATCCGTACTCTGGATATCGGCGGGGACAAGGCTGTTTCCTATCTCGACCTGCCTCCTGAAGACAACCCGTTCCTTGGTGAGCGCGGAATCCGTTTGTGCCTGAACAGACCTGAAATGTTCCTGACTCAGCTGAGAGCCATCTACCGCGCTTCGAAATTCGGACCGGTACGCATCATGTTCCCCATGATCTCCACCCTGGAAGATCTGGAAGCAGGCAAGAGACTGGCGGAAAAGGCCCGTATCGAAGTTGGAGCGGAACCGGTTGAGATCGGAATCATGGTCGAGGTGCCTTCTGTAGTAGCCATGGCCGCGGAATTCGCACGCGAAGTGGACTTTTTCTCAGTCGGAACCAATGACCTGACCCAGTACACAATGGCCATAGACCGTGTCCACCCGACTCTTGCCGCCAAGGCGGACAGTCTGCATCCGGCTGTGCTGCGTTTGATCGCGCAGGTGGTCAAGGCTTCGGATGAGGCCGGAATCTGGACCGGAGTCTGCGGAGGTCTGGCCGGAGAGCCTCTTGGGGCCACTATCCTGACAGGATTGGGAGTCAAGGAACTCAGCATGGTTGTTCCAAGCATTGCGGCGGTCAAATCCAGAATCCGGTCCATGAGCATGAAACAGGCTCGCGAACTGGCGGACAAGGCGCTTAAGTGCAGCAACAGCAGACAGGTCCGTGCCTTGGCCCTGTCCTAG
- a CDS encoding LacI family DNA-binding transcriptional regulator has protein sequence MKIKDIAEAAGVSTATVSRVLSGKPNVRQEVREKVLQVVARTNYKPDGAARRLRSGKSTYIGLIVADIQSPYFASVARAVEDVAQKNNYNVILCNTDENHDKERNYLEMMQSENAAGVILAPTLRLSENFELTRYYSSPMVVIDRQVQGLSVDMVLIDNRQASLELTRHMLAHGYKRIAALFGNSSATGAQRRAGFEDGMREAGISENDYIVRSLPAKEQDAHETVKALLELPSPPEAVITSNGLLGAGAFRAIRDKELPIPESVAFASFDESVWTAMTRPAITVVEQPTYAIGQTACEMLLKRIEDPQRPTRKVVLESKLVIRQSCGGKA, from the coding sequence ATGAAAATTAAAGACATTGCTGAAGCAGCCGGTGTTTCTACTGCAACCGTTTCCCGTGTACTTAGCGGGAAACCCAATGTCCGTCAGGAAGTTCGTGAAAAGGTCCTGCAGGTAGTGGCCAGAACCAATTACAAGCCTGACGGCGCTGCAAGGCGGTTGCGTTCAGGCAAATCGACCTACATCGGCCTGATTGTAGCTGATATTCAGAGCCCGTATTTTGCTTCCGTGGCCCGTGCAGTTGAAGATGTGGCGCAGAAAAACAATTACAATGTAATACTCTGCAACACGGATGAGAATCACGATAAGGAACGGAATTATCTGGAAATGATGCAGAGTGAAAATGCGGCAGGAGTCATCCTTGCCCCTACCCTGCGGCTCTCGGAAAATTTCGAACTAACCAGATATTACAGTTCCCCCATGGTGGTCATAGACCGGCAGGTTCAGGGGTTGTCTGTGGATATGGTGCTGATTGACAACAGGCAGGCTTCGCTGGAGCTGACCAGACACATGCTGGCGCATGGCTACAAGCGGATTGCCGCCCTGTTCGGCAACAGCAGTGCCACAGGGGCCCAGCGGCGTGCAGGTTTTGAAGACGGTATGCGCGAAGCAGGTATTTCAGAAAATGATTATATCGTCAGGAGTCTTCCGGCAAAGGAACAGGATGCGCACGAAACAGTTAAAGCATTGCTTGAACTTCCTTCTCCGCCGGAAGCCGTGATCACAAGTAACGGTCTGCTGGGAGCAGGAGCTTTTCGGGCCATACGGGATAAGGAACTTCCCATACCGGAATCTGTGGCCTTTGCCAGTTTCGATGAATCCGTGTGGACGGCCATGACCCGTCCGGCAATTACCGTGGTGGAACAGCCTACATATGCCATCGGACAGACTGCCTGCGAAATGCTCCTCAAGCGCATCGAAGATCCGCAGCGGCCGACACGAAAAGTTGTGCTTGAAAGCAAACTGGTTATCCGGCAGTCCTGCGGAGGAAAAGCCTAA
- the dapB gene encoding 4-hydroxy-tetrahydrodipicolinate reductase → MTDVVIMGAKGRMGDTLVRCTQQSEDLKLAGVLERSGCEDGLDTLGCVCGTSPEEVLTKVPGAVVIDFTSPAVTLKLLETASVTGNPVVIGTTGINAEELAQVEEYAKKVPVFLAPNMSVGVNVLLKILPELVRMLGPAYDMEMVEIHHNKKVDSPSGTALKLAACMAEARGLVYDEVKKHARDGIIGARTKDEVGVLAVRGGDVVGDHTAYFLGPGERIEVTHRAHSRETFAQGALRAARWLSSQKPGKLYSMADIF, encoded by the coding sequence ATGACAGATGTAGTAATTATGGGGGCAAAGGGGCGCATGGGCGATACGCTTGTCCGTTGCACACAGCAGAGCGAAGACCTGAAACTCGCAGGTGTGCTTGAGCGGTCCGGTTGCGAAGACGGCCTTGATACACTCGGCTGTGTATGCGGCACCTCTCCTGAAGAGGTTCTGACCAAGGTTCCCGGAGCCGTTGTTATTGATTTTACTTCCCCGGCAGTGACTCTGAAACTTCTGGAAACCGCTTCTGTAACCGGGAATCCGGTTGTAATCGGTACTACCGGGATTAATGCCGAAGAACTCGCACAGGTAGAGGAATACGCCAAGAAAGTGCCGGTATTTCTGGCCCCGAACATGAGCGTAGGGGTCAATGTCCTGCTCAAGATTCTGCCGGAACTGGTCCGCATGCTCGGACCTGCATATGACATGGAAATGGTCGAGATTCATCACAACAAAAAAGTCGATTCTCCCAGCGGAACAGCACTCAAGCTGGCAGCCTGCATGGCCGAGGCACGCGGACTGGTTTATGATGAAGTCAAGAAACATGCCCGTGACGGAATTATCGGGGCGAGAACAAAAGACGAGGTCGGAGTACTGGCTGTGCGCGGCGGTGACGTGGTGGGTGATCATACCGCATATTTTCTCGGACCCGGCGAACGCATTGAAGTAACTCACAGAGCCCATTCACGCGAGACCTTTGCGCAGGGTGCGCTTCGTGCCGCCCGCTGGCTGAGTTCCCAGAAGCCCGGAAAATTGTACTCCATGGCAGATATTTTCTAG
- a CDS encoding BRCT domain-containing protein: protein MNNNDRNKIEELVKRLEKHNEDYRRGMPTVSDARYDELTEMLRELDPENAFLQHVEPENFSEKVEVRHPRPMLSTEKAYTAEELERFVSRVEKEAAGLGIREIKYRVTPKLDGLAARDDGKIFATRGNGEVGYEISSAFAKGVVPVGGRGQGVGEIVCSREYFDEHLSDVFEHPRNMVVGIITSDNVNETSKQALQDEAVRFVPYSTLPDRVVDGRELVRDVWKITDELWNSTDYPLDGMVAEVMDTSLQEALGATAHHYRWQIAIKKKGESAVTEVESVRWQVGRMGSVTPVMEVSPVSVSGATIRNVTAHNAGIVRDQSIGQGAVIRIIRSGEVIPKLEEVLKPAGEVELPAVCPSCGAELYWQNDFLKCPDFSCPARVEQRIEYWFKTLGNADWFGKKTIAKLVAAGHNSLESVYTMGEDDFKKLGFGPVQSSNLAEAIYISRTKETDDWRFLAAFGIPDLGKADSRKLLGYFQLEDIVDVKQEQLIEIHGFGDITSHSVTEGIGQIRETILHMLEIGFNLRRTPLAAETENTDSPISGKGIVFTGKMVQGTREDMQAMARRLGAKVQTSVSGKTDFLVCGSNVGPKKMESARAKGVNLLTEAEFMEIVSAD from the coding sequence ATGAATAATAACGACAGAAATAAGATTGAAGAGCTGGTAAAGCGTCTGGAAAAGCACAACGAGGACTACAGACGCGGCATGCCTACCGTTAGTGACGCAAGGTATGATGAATTGACCGAAATGTTGCGGGAACTTGATCCTGAAAATGCTTTTCTGCAGCACGTAGAGCCGGAAAATTTCAGCGAAAAGGTTGAGGTTCGCCATCCCCGTCCCATGTTATCTACCGAGAAGGCATACACTGCGGAAGAACTTGAACGGTTCGTATCCAGAGTGGAAAAAGAGGCTGCAGGGCTTGGAATACGCGAGATAAAATACCGGGTAACCCCCAAGCTTGACGGCCTTGCGGCGCGCGATGACGGTAAAATATTTGCGACCCGCGGCAACGGGGAAGTGGGCTACGAGATATCCAGCGCCTTTGCCAAGGGAGTTGTACCAGTCGGCGGACGGGGGCAGGGAGTCGGCGAGATAGTCTGCAGCCGGGAATATTTTGACGAACATCTTTCCGATGTGTTCGAACATCCGCGCAATATGGTTGTCGGCATTATTACTTCCGACAATGTGAATGAGACATCGAAACAGGCCCTGCAGGATGAAGCCGTCCGGTTCGTACCGTACAGCACATTGCCCGACAGGGTGGTGGACGGCAGGGAACTTGTACGTGATGTCTGGAAAATTACCGACGAGCTATGGAACTCCACCGATTATCCGCTGGACGGAATGGTTGCGGAGGTAATGGACACATCACTGCAGGAGGCGCTCGGAGCCACGGCCCACCATTATCGCTGGCAGATCGCGATAAAGAAAAAGGGCGAATCAGCTGTTACCGAAGTTGAATCGGTCCGCTGGCAGGTCGGGCGCATGGGGTCCGTCACGCCGGTCATGGAAGTCAGCCCGGTATCCGTTTCCGGGGCCACAATCAGGAATGTGACCGCTCATAATGCAGGGATAGTCCGTGATCAGTCTATCGGGCAAGGGGCTGTGATCAGGATCATCCGCAGCGGCGAGGTCATCCCCAAGCTGGAGGAAGTACTCAAACCTGCCGGAGAAGTGGAACTGCCTGCCGTATGTCCTTCATGCGGTGCCGAGCTTTACTGGCAGAACGATTTTTTGAAATGCCCGGATTTCAGCTGCCCGGCACGGGTTGAGCAGCGTATAGAATACTGGTTCAAGACTTTGGGCAATGCGGACTGGTTCGGTAAAAAGACCATTGCCAAACTTGTCGCGGCCGGACATAATTCCCTGGAATCGGTTTATACCATGGGAGAGGATGATTTCAAAAAACTGGGTTTCGGCCCGGTGCAGTCCTCCAATCTGGCGGAAGCAATTTACATCAGCCGGACCAAGGAAACCGACGACTGGCGTTTTCTGGCCGCTTTCGGCATACCGGATCTGGGTAAGGCCGACAGCCGCAAGCTGCTTGGATATTTTCAGCTTGAAGATATAGTGGACGTGAAACAGGAACAGCTGATTGAAATTCACGGGTTCGGCGATATAACCAGCCATTCCGTGACCGAAGGCATAGGACAGATAAGGGAAACGATCCTGCACATGCTGGAGATCGGTTTCAATCTGCGCCGCACGCCGCTTGCTGCTGAAACGGAAAACACGGACAGCCCTATAAGCGGAAAGGGCATAGTCTTTACCGGAAAAATGGTGCAGGGCACCCGCGAGGACATGCAGGCCATGGCCCGCCGTCTTGGCGCAAAGGTACAGACTTCCGTGAGCGGAAAAACGGATTTTCTGGTCTGCGGCAGCAACGTAGGGCCGAAAAAGATGGAAAGTGCTCGGGCCAAGGGAGTAAATTTACTTACCGAAGCTGAGTTTATGGAAATCGTTTCAGCAGATTGA
- a CDS encoding potassium channel protein, with amino-acid sequence MKTRSKSLFVRMLRLRRSYGMFWGLISGVIYMTLVFIAGIAGYMWIEGWNFLNSFYMVVITLSTVGFMEVLPLSADGRLFTSFLILGGVGGFAYLIGAFSQLLVEGRLQAILGRRRMQKTIGKFKDHIIVCGYGRIGAIVTKEVMDEGLDIVVIENNSDLISSMEVAGIVCIEGDATDDEVLKMAGLDRAKTLIAALSDEAANVYVTLIARQSNAKVNIIARGNETSSISRLEFAGADRVVLPHTIGGIRMAQSVLRPTVTNFLDIAMRGKIDLQMEELFVTADSELVGLNLIESKIRQRFNLIIIAIRKGSGEMVFNPGPHEVIEAGDTLLTVGKISDLSAISKIL; translated from the coding sequence ATGAAAACCAGATCTAAATCCTTATTTGTCCGGATGCTGCGGCTGCGCAGGAGTTACGGAATGTTCTGGGGACTGATCTCCGGTGTTATCTATATGACGCTGGTTTTCATCGCCGGAATAGCAGGGTACATGTGGATTGAAGGCTGGAATTTTCTGAACAGCTTTTACATGGTGGTAATCACGCTGTCCACGGTCGGATTCATGGAAGTTCTGCCGCTTTCGGCTGACGGCAGGCTCTTCACCTCCTTTCTGATTCTGGGCGGAGTAGGCGGATTCGCGTATTTGATAGGTGCATTTTCACAACTGCTGGTCGAAGGGCGGCTGCAGGCCATTCTCGGGAGACGCAGAATGCAGAAGACGATAGGAAAATTCAAGGATCACATCATTGTCTGCGGTTATGGACGCATCGGCGCGATCGTGACCAAGGAAGTCATGGATGAAGGTCTGGACATCGTGGTCATCGAAAACAATTCCGATCTGATTTCAAGTATGGAAGTAGCCGGTATCGTGTGCATTGAAGGCGATGCCACTGACGATGAAGTCCTCAAAATGGCAGGTCTGGACAGGGCCAAGACCCTCATTGCCGCGCTTTCGGATGAAGCTGCGAATGTGTACGTGACCCTCATAGCCAGACAGTCCAATGCCAAAGTGAACATTATTGCGCGCGGTAATGAAACTTCAAGTATTTCACGGCTGGAATTCGCCGGGGCCGACAGGGTTGTGCTGCCGCATACTATCGGCGGAATCCGCATGGCCCAGTCCGTACTGCGGCCAACGGTCACCAACTTTCTCGATATCGCCATGCGCGGCAAGATCGATCTCCAGATGGAAGAATTGTTTGTTACCGCGGATTCGGAGCTTGTAGGGCTTAATCTCATTGAATCCAAGATCAGGCAGCGGTTCAATCTGATCATTATCGCCATCCGCAAAGGCTCCGGGGAAATGGTTTTCAACCCCGGCCCGCATGAAGTGATAGAAGCCGGAGATACTCTGCTCACCGTCGGCAAAATTTCCGACCTTTCCGCCATCAGCAAGATTCTGTAA